The genomic region CATTGCGAGTGAGTGTCGCGCGTCACGACGGTCCCGCGCCGTGCCGTGCGGGCCGCCCGCAGGGTTCCGACCGGCTGTTCCGCCCCACAGGAGGTGACCCGATGGCTCATGGTGTATCCCGCAATCTGGCGCTTGCGTTCATCGCCCTGTCACTGGCCCTGGCGATCGCGGCCTGCAAGAGCGCGCCCGTCGCCGAGGCTCCGGTCTCGACGCCGCCGGAATTCGGATCGGGAGACGCGCGGCAACCCGCCGAGAAGGTGGACGAGACGTCCGGCTTCAAGGAGCAGAACCCCTCGGACGAGTCGATGCGGGACTCGGGCTCGTCGGCCGACAAGCTCAACGCCCAGGGTGTCCTGAAGCGGGTGCAGTTCGACTTCGACAAGTACGATCTGCGTCCGGACGCCATCCGCACGCTGGGCGACGACGCCGCCACGATCAAGCAGCACTCCCAGTTCAAGGTTCGAATCGAGGGACACTGCGACGAGCGCGGCACGGTCGAATACAACCTGGCCCTGGGAGAGAAGCGCGCCCGGGCGGCGCGTGATTACCTGGTGTCCCTCGGGACGCCGGCAGGGCGCCTGCGCATCGTCTCGTTCGGCAAGGAAAAGCCTCTCGACCCCGGCCACAACGAAGAGGCCTGGGCCCTGAACCGGCGCGCCGAACTCGTCTTCCTGTCCGAGTGAGGCGGGAGCTCGAAAGGACCGCGGTGTCGTGGTAAAACGCGAGCGGGGCGGCGGAGCACTCCTCGTCGTCATTCTGGCGGTCTCCCTCGGGTGGTCGGGAATGGGTTGCGCCACGACCACGGGGACGACCCAGCTCCAGGCCGATCTCGACACCCTGCAGCAGCAGGTCTGGAAGCTCCAGAAGGAGAATGCGGCCCGCGCGCAGCAGGTCGCGCAGGCCGCTCCGCCGGCGGCCTCCGCGCCGCCCGAGCAGCCGACGGCGGAGTTCCGGGCCCGTCTCGAGAGCCTGGCGCACGAGGTGCAGGTGCTGCAGACGCGGGCGGAGGAATCGGAACAGCGGATCAACTCGTTGACCAACGACCTGCGCGCCGCCCGCGCGGCGCTCGAGACGATGGGAAGGGCGCAGGCGGCCCTGCCGGTCCTGCCTGTCCCGGGCGCCGCGGCACCTCCGATGGGGACCGCCGCCCGGGCCGGAAACGGGCAGGAGCCGCCTCCGGGTCCCCCGCCGCCGATGGCGCCGGCATCGGGATCCGGGGCGGACCTGTTCCGCGCGGGCTACAGCGATTTCGGCCGCCAGAACTACGATCAGGCGCTCTCCGAGCTGGAGGAGTTCCTGCGGCTCCATCCGGACGACGATCTGGCGGACGATGCGCAGTACCTGATTGGCGAGGTGCAGTTCAGTCAGCAGAAATACCCGGAGGCGATCGGCGCGTACGATCGCCTTCTCAAAGAGCATGCGGACAGCGATCGGGCCGCATCCGCGCATCTCAAGAAGGGGCTCGCGCTCCTCGAAATGAACCGGACCGCCGACGCGGTCATTCAGTTCCAGCACGTGGTCAGCGCCTACCCGAAGTCGGAGGAAGCCCGGATCGCCCGCGAGCGACTCCGGGCGCTCGGGCTCCGGGAGCGCTGAGCCACCCGGGAGGTCGGAGTCG from Candidatus Polarisedimenticolia bacterium harbors:
- the pal gene encoding peptidoglycan-associated lipoprotein Pal produces the protein MAHGVSRNLALAFIALSLALAIAACKSAPVAEAPVSTPPEFGSGDARQPAEKVDETSGFKEQNPSDESMRDSGSSADKLNAQGVLKRVQFDFDKYDLRPDAIRTLGDDAATIKQHSQFKVRIEGHCDERGTVEYNLALGEKRARAARDYLVSLGTPAGRLRIVSFGKEKPLDPGHNEEAWALNRRAELVFLSE
- the ybgF gene encoding tol-pal system protein YbgF, encoding MVKRERGGGALLVVILAVSLGWSGMGCATTTGTTQLQADLDTLQQQVWKLQKENAARAQQVAQAAPPAASAPPEQPTAEFRARLESLAHEVQVLQTRAEESEQRINSLTNDLRAARAALETMGRAQAALPVLPVPGAAAPPMGTAARAGNGQEPPPGPPPPMAPASGSGADLFRAGYSDFGRQNYDQALSELEEFLRLHPDDDLADDAQYLIGEVQFSQQKYPEAIGAYDRLLKEHADSDRAASAHLKKGLALLEMNRTADAVIQFQHVVSAYPKSEEARIARERLRALGLRER